Below is a window of Desulfosoma sp. DNA.
ACATGCGGTACCGGCTTATAAGGGAATAACGCCGGAAAGGCTTCGTCAAAGCACCTGCGGCATCCCATGGCCATGCCCCGATGAGGCTCACCCCGGGACACCTGTGCTGTACGAAAACCGTTTCGCAACAGAAGACGGATTGGCCAAGCTTTACCCCTTGGAATTTGCCGGTTTGCCTGAAACACCCGACGCCGATTATCCTTTTTGCCTCACCACCGGCCGAATGACATTGCACTATAACAGTGGGGCCATGACACGACGCACGGAAAGCCTCCTTTCCCGAGCCCCATATCTTACCGTGGAAGTGCACCCTGAAGACGCCGCCCGTGAGGGTCTGAAGTCTCAAGACCATGTCTGGGTTATCACTCGCCGAGGATCGATAAAAGCTCAGGTGCACCTCACCCGAGCCATCACACCCGGCGTCGTTTTTATCCCCTTTCATTTTCCTGAAACCAACCGACTCACCCAAGATGTCTTGGATCCTCAGGCGAAAATTCCAGAATACAAATCGGCCGCGTGCCGATTGGAAAAAGTGATCGAGGGCTAGACCATGAACGCCTTTCTTTATGTAGACTTTCGGCGTTGCACCGCATGCTTTGCCTGTGAAGCCGCTTGCGAGGCGGCTCATGGAACCCCTTCCCGCCTTCATCTAGCCTTTGCCGAAGGGCTTCCAGCACCGCTCATGTGCCGCCATTGCCAAAACAGCCCATGTGTCGTCGTCTGTCCGGAACAGGCGCTTCAGTGGAATGAAAGCAACGGTGTTGTGTTCCTGGAGGATCGATGCACACGTTGCGGCTGGTGTGCCGTCGCCTGTCCCTTTGGAGTCTTGACCGTTAACCCCTTTGAGGCTTCAGGGCTGTTGAAATGCGACCTGTGTTCCAACCGCCGCCGACAAGGAAAACAACCCGCATGTGTGCTCACCTGCCCGACGGGAGCTATCAGGGATGATCCAGACGTTGCCCTTAAGCAACGTCGCGTGTCTCAAAACCTTGCAACAATCATGGAACCCCGTACGTTGAGCTTTGGGACGAAAACTCGACAGGCACCTCGATAAACCGGCGTTAAGCTCCTAAAGGATTCTAACATGAAAACACCAACACAAAGGCAACGGCTTGTGATTAACGTGGAAAAATGCTGCGGGTGTTTTGCCTGTGTTGCAGCATGCCCTGAAAAAGGGATTGCATTTCATGATGAAGGTACTCAAAGGCTTTTTTCGGCTCCATGGTTCTGCGAAGCTCTGTGCGACGCCTGCCAAAAGGTCTGCCCCGTCGACGCCATTGTCTTGAAGCCCTTAGAAGATTCCCAGGAAAGCCCCGTGTCTATGACCTTCACATGGTCCATAAGCCTCATGCCGTGCCGAAAATGCGGCCAACCTCACACAACGGACAAACTTCGTCGTCTTCTCGAAGAAAAACTCAAGGAGCTTATAGAATCCTCCGAGATACCTCCTGACTGGATGCCTCTTTGTCCGCCATGTCGGCGTGAAGAAGAAGCGCACCGTTTGCGAGCTGCCACCCGCACCTTCCCATGGCCATAAAGGCGCTCCGGTACGCATCCTCTATGACAACCAACGCAAACCGCTCTTTCCCGCGGCGCGACAGAACAAGGTCAGAAAACGCGTCGATGGAAGAACTATAAGAGATTAAAAGATTTCAGAATTTGGCGCAGATCTCCGTCCTTTTGGGAATATTCTTGAAGGGCGAGAACGATCCGGCGGACAATACCTTCCCTTTCCAGATGATCTATTGTCTGCCGTCGAGCTTCGTGAATGATGGTTCTTCGATCCCAATAAGCAAAGGCAATCACGGCAACAACCAAGGTCGTGAAAATACCTGCAAGAATATAGAGGAAGTGGATGAGCTGCTCAAAACGCTTATCCACCGATTCAAAACGCCTGTCCATCGTTTCCCGATGCTCTTCGAAACGCCTGTCCACAGACTCAAAGCGCTTGTTCATGTCTTCTCGAAGCTCTTCAAAACGCTTGTTGGTGTCTTGACGAAGCGTCTCGATGGCTTTGGTCGTTTCCTCGACACGAAACTGAAGTGCGGTCAAGGTCTGCCGGTCTTTTTCCGTAAAACCGGTTTGCGCTTGCAGAACTGAGACCGAAGAACAGATTAAAAGCACCGTCGGCACCCAAGCTCGCCAGCAAAATGTTCGGAACGTTTTCATGGCAAGGCTCCTTGATCAGGCAAGGCCCATTTCCGATTTTGTGTAACTATACGAGTTAGGCAAAAAATGGGCAATGGGGAAGGATCGGCCATGCAAAACAACGAGGCAATTCGCGACCGCACCGCGTGCAAAAATTTCTTCATGGCTTGTGTGCCCAAAGACGGTTCTTTGAGGAATCGGCTTGACACCTTTCCAACTATTTTCTACTTAGCAGAACCATCCTTTGCACTGTGAAATTCATTAAACCCTTTGGGAGTGATCAGCATGATGCCAAAAGTGACGATTCCGGAGGACGAGTCTCGGACGTTTATTCAGTCCCTTGCTCGGGGCATGGCGGTGCTGGAAGTGTTGTCTCAGGCCGATAGACCCCTTAACCTGACAGAGATTGCCCAAGCTGTGGGCCTGAACAAGGTGACCGTTTCTCGGTTTTGTTACACGTGGGTACGATTGGGTTACGTGCACAGAACCCCGGACAAATACTATCACTTGGCTCCGAAGATGCTCAGCCTTGGCTATGCAGCCTTGAGTCGCATGGATATTCGGCAGGTGGCCGAGCCTTACCTTCAGGAATTGTCCCGATCTTTGGAAGAAACAGTGAACATGGCCGTCCGGGAAGGCATGGAAATTCTTTACGTGGATCGGTATGTCACCGAGCCCATCATGAAGCACCCGCTCCATATCGGTGCTCGGCTGCCCATTCATTGCACGTCCATGGGAAAAGCGATCCTGGCGTTCTTACCAGCCAAGGAACGTGAGGAGCTTCTGCAGCAGTTGCCTCTTTATGGCCTGACACATCGAACCATCACCTCTCGAGACGCATTTCAGAAGGAGCTGGATCTCATAAGGCGTCAAGGCTATGCGGTCAACGATGAGGAGCTTTCGGTGGGGTTGCGTTCCATCGCCATGCCGGTTCTCAAACGCGGCAAACCGGTAGCGGCGGTCAATGTGGCTGTGCCCACAAGCCGTTACACGGTGGAGGCTTTGGTAGCAAAATGCCTGCCTCGGTTAAAGGAAACGGTTCACACCATTTCGGATCTTTTGGCCAAGCAGGTCTCCGTTCGACGCGTTCATCGGCAGCGAGAGGGAGATGCATGAAAAAATTGGTGATTACCGTCGCGCCCACGGGCTCCTTGCCCGTAAAAGCTAAGACTCCCCATGTGCCCATCACTCCCAAGGAAATCGTGGAATGCGCACTGCGTTGTGAATCTGCGGGAGCGGCTATGGTTCACGTGCATGTGCGCGACCCCGAAACGCAGGCTCCCTCACCGCGCTTCGACCTGTTCCAGGAGGTGGTCGAAGACCTTCGAGGACGATCTCGGCTGATCATTCAAATTTCCACAGGCGGGCGTGCCGGCATGGGCTATGAAGAGCGCAGCGAGCGTCTTGCCCTATGCCCGGAAATGGCCAGCTTGACCACGGGATCCGTAAATTTTCCTGATTCCGTGTACGTTAACAGCCCGAGCCTCATTGAAAAATTGGCTTCCGACATGCTTCGTTACGGCATCAAGCCGGAGATGGAAATCTTCGACACGAGCATGATCGCCAACGCTTTGGATTTGTGGGCCCGCGGCCTGGCGCAGGCACCCCTTCACTTCAACTTTGTCATGGGCCTCAAGGGGGCCATTCCCGCCACTGCGGAAAACCTGATCCATCTCAAAGCTAGCCTTCCTTCCGATGCCACCTGGACGGTTTCGGGCATTGGTGCCGCGCAGTTGCCCATGAACGTTCTAGGGATTGTCATGGGCGGGCACGTTCGCGTGGGGTTGGAAGACAACATTTACTACCGAAAGGGGGAACTGGCGTCCAACGAGCAACTGGTGGAGCGAATCGTGCGAATTGCCAGGGAACTGGGCCGGGAGGTGGCGACACCCGACGAAGCACGCTCCATACTCGGACTCACAAGGGCAAGCTCCGTCATTGCCCAATGACGGTAAAGTGGATGGGAAGCATCGTGTGGAGGGAGAGGTCGAATCTTTCCCTTCGTTTTATGGGCTCAACAGGAAGGAGGCTTCGAATGATGTGGCGAAAAGTTTTGTCGGTTTCACTGGTTCTAGGGTTGTGCCTCTTCGGATTTGCTGGTGCTGGATCTACGGAAACCATCAAGATCGGGGTCGTGGGACCTCGAACCGGGCCCGCGGCGGCAACGGGCGCCGCTTTTGAGGAAGGCATTGCCTTGGCCCTGGATGTGATCAACGGGGAGCAGGGTGGTATTTTGGGCAAGAAGATGGAAGTGGTTTTTGAAGACACCGGTGGCACCCCCGAAAAAGCGGCCTCGGGTTTTGAAAAGCTCATCACCAGCGACAAGGTGGTTGTGACCGTTGGAGAGAGTCATTCTTCCTGTGCGTTGGCCGAGGTCCCCATCGCCGATCGCTACAAACATCCACTGATTATCGCGGAAGCCTGGGCGGACGACATCACGGCTAAGAATTCCCGATACGTGTTTCGTGCCGGGCCATGTAACAGCGGGGTCGTAAAAGACAATCTGCTGGGGTTCATAAAGGACTATGGTTTCAAGCGGGTGGCCATTGTGGCGGAAAACACCGACTGGGGTTTGGGAATCAAGAAACTGGCCGAAGACGGCTTGACGGCCATGGGCGTGACCTTCATGACCGTGGAAACGGAACGTCAGAGCCAGGATCATTACACGGAATTGAACAAAATTTCAGCGTTTGAGCCGGATCTTGTGCTGGCTTTCATCTATGGTTTTGGAGTCCATTACTTTATCGCTCAGGCCAACGAAACAGGCTTGTTTCCACAAAAAGCCCTGATTTTGGAAGGGGCCGGCCCTCCGAGCCTCTGGCCCGAATTCTGGCAGAATGTAGGCGATGCCGGCAATCTGGAACTTTTCCTTTCTCGCATGCACAGCAAGGTGGATTTCAATCCCGTCTCCAAGAAATATCGGGAAGCCTATACAAAGAAATTCGGTAAAGAACCCACTGATTACAAATCCCGTTCCATTTACGACGTGCTGCTGGTGGCCGCCGACGCCATTCGCCGAGCAGGTTCCACGGACAGTGAAAAGATTGTGGACGCCCTAGAAAAGACGCATTTGGAAGTGGGCAGCGGTGTTGTTCAATTTGGTCTGGAAAAGGGGGATTACCGTTACCATCAGTGGCAGCCGCCTATGCTGATTGTGCAGTGGCAAAACAAAGAACAGGTGGTGGTGTATCCTATGAATGTCAAGACCGGTGAGCTGAAGAAGAAATAACCTCCATCGGGGCGGGGCATTCCCGCCCCGATGCATCCTTCCATATCACCGGCACGACTTGCCCGTTGAAAGTTGGTCGAAAGGATGTGCGAGCTCATGCAAGATTTCCTCCTCTACACCACCAACGGCCTTTTGCTAGGGGTCATCTATGCGCTGTCAGCCCTAGGTGTTTCACTCATCGTCGGCATCATGAACGTTATCAATTTTTCCCATGGGGAGCTTTACGTCCTGGCAGGGTATTTCAGCGCCCTGTTCGCCAGGGGTTTGGGACTACCCGTCACCCTGGCGGCGCTGCTGGCTGTCATCATGGTCTTCATCTTCGGCCTTATCCTCGAACGGGTCCTTCTTCGAAACACCTACGGCAACGATATGGCCTCCTTGATCATCACCTTCGTCTTATCCATAGTTTTGCAAAACGCTTACCTATTGATTTTCGGTCCGTACCCTCAAAAACCCCCCGGCTGGGTGACCGGATCGACGCATCTTTTCGGCCTGTTTTATTATGGCAATCAAAGGTTGGCGGCCTTGGGGGTAGGAGCCGTTGTCATCGCCGCGCTATTCGTGGTCATTAAAAAAACCTGGTTTGGGAAAACAGTACGAGCCGTGGCTCAAGATCGGGAAATGGCTGCTATGTTGGGTGTCAATCCCACCATGGTGAACATGCTTTCCTTCGGCACAGGATGTGCCCTGGCCGCCGCAGCCGGCGTTATTCTCTCACCCATATTTCCGGTGACGCCCACGGTGAGTGTCGGGGTGAGTCTGACCGCTTTTATTGTGGTGGTTTTAGGAGGCATGGGAAGCCTGACAGGATGCGTCGTCGGAGGCCTTGTCCTCGGGTTGGTGCAAAACCTTGGAGCCGCTTACGTGTCTTCAGGGTACAAGCATTTCTTCGGCTTCTTCATTCTTCTTCTGGTTCTGGTGGTTCGTCCTACCGGACTTTTCGGCCAAAAGCAGCTCTAACATGGTATCAAAGGAGCCGCCCGTGACGCACCGTTGGACACAAGTGTTCTCGGTTGTTCTCTTTTTTCTGTGTGTCGGTTTCCCCTTTGTTGCAGGTGAATATTGGCTGCACACTGGCATATTGTGCCTCTTTTACGTGATGATGGCTTCCAGTTGGAATCTTCTGGCGGGATACACTGGACAGGTGTCTTTCGCCCACGCCGCTTTTGCCGGAATGGGCGCTTATGTTTCAGGTTTGGCAGCCATCCATTTTCATGTCCCCCCCCTTCTGGGGGTTTTCTTAGGGACGGCCGTGGCCGCCGTTTTAGGACTCCTTTTGGGAATATTATGCATTCGCATGGGGGGCATCTATTTGTCCCTGACGACCCTGGCCTTTTCCGAAATGCTTCGAATCATCGTTGACAATGAATACGAATTAACACGAGGGACCATGGGGCTTTCGGTGCCTTTTCTTCTACCGGCTTATTCCAAAACCGCCGCTTATTTTCTCATGGCCGCTGTGACCCTGGTCCTTCTCTACGCCATCCATCGCCTTGTGCGTTCCGATTTGGGAACAGCCTTTCGAGCGGTCCAAAACGATGAGACGGCCGCAGCCTCCTTGGGTCTTCATGTGGTGCGTATTCGTGTGGTGGCTTTCGTCATCTCCAGCACCATAGCCGGCCTGGCGGGAGCCCTCTATGGGCATTACCACCAGCTCATCACCCCGGAAATTCTGTCCCTCAACCTGATGTTTCAGGTCCTGGCCATGACCGTTATCGGCGGCCTTGGCACCTTCGCGGGGCCCATCATCGGGGCCGTCTTTCTTCAGTTTCTCTCCGAATATATTCGCATCTACGGCCAGATCCATGTTCTTGTCTTCGGTCTTGTCGCCCTGGCGGTCTGTCGCTTCGCTCCCGAAGGTCTCATGGGGTTGCGACGCCGCCCCGGGCGCCTTTCCCCTTCGTGAGGTCATCCCATGGCGTTTTTGCAAGTCCAGGATGTGGTGAAACGCTTCGGCGGTCTCGTGGCCGTGGCCGGAGTCAGCTTCGAGCTTGAGGAAGGCTCCATCGTGGGCCTCATCGGACCCAACGGCGCCGGCAAAACAACCCTCTTCAACCTTATCGCCGGCACCTTTCCCTGTGATCAGGGTACCATTCGCTTCTGCGGCAAAGACCTGACACGCGCCAAACCTTACACCGTGTGCCGATCCGGCATCGCCAGAACCTTTCAAATCACGCGCCCCTTTGAACAGATGACCTGCTACGAAAACGTGACGGCGGCCCTCATCGGCCGCGACGGGTTCACCGGAGAAACCCCTCGCAGACGCCGGGAAGTTCGCGAGCTTCTGGAGTTCGTGGGACTCCAGGACTTCACGGACACCCAAGCCCGCCACCTCAACCTGATCCAAAAGAAGCTCCTGGAAATGGCCCGAGCCCTGGCCACCCGTCCCAAGCTCATCTTGCTCGATGAAGTCCTCGGCGGCCTCAACACCGGAGAAATCCCAAGAGCCTTGGATCTCATTCGCGCCATCCGCCACCGCTTCGGCGTCACCATCCTCTGGATCGAACACGTCATGGGCGCCCTCATGCAGGTGGTGGAAAGGCTCTTGGTCCTGGATGCCGGTCGCCTCCTTTGTCAGGGAGACCCCCAAACCGTCGTGCACGATCCCCGTGTCATCAAAGCTTATCTGGGAGAAACGGATGATTGACGTCCAAGACCTTCACGTCTCCATCGGAGAAAACAACATTCTCCACGGCCTTTCCCTCACGGTCCAAGATGGAGAAACGGTGGCCGTCGTCGGACCCAACGGCGCCGGCAAAACCACCCTGATTCGAACCCTCATGGGCCTTCTCAAACCCACGCAGGGCACCGTGCGCGTCAACGGAACAGACATCGCCCCCCTGGCTCCTCACCAGGTGGTTCGTTTAGGCATGGCGTGCGTGCCCGAAGGACGCCGCGTGTTCAAGGACCTCACCGTGCAGGAAAACCTGGAACTAGGCGCTTACCGCAAGCAAGCACGGCCCCTCCTGCAGGAAACCATGGATCGGGTCATCGCCATGTTTCCCATTTTGGGCCGGCGCCGCCATCAACGAGCCGGAACCCTTTCGGGCGGAGAACAACAGATGCTGGCCATCGCTCGAGCCCTCATGGCCAGGCCCACGATCCTTCTCATCGACGAACTCTCCCTCGGCCTCGCCCCATTGATCGTCAAGGAAATCTTTGAACAACTTCGAGACATTCGGCGATCCATGGCCGTGCTTTTGGTGGAACAAAACGTCGAAATGACCTTGAAAAACAGCGACCGGGCCTACGTCCTGGAAACGGGACGCTTCACGCACCACGGCCCTTCAAGGCAATTGCTCCATGACCCCAAAATTCGCCAAGCCTACCTGGGACTCTGATCACCCCCCTTCCAAGGGCGGAAAGAAAACCAACGAGTCCCCGGCGGCCAAAACCGTTTCCGGGAACCGGGCTCTGCCGTTGACCAAAAGGATCTTCGGCGCCTCCTCGGGCACGCCCAACATCGCCAGCACCTGGGCCACGGTGGCCCCTTCGGGCACCTCCAGGCTCTTGTCCTCAGGGAGGTTTCGCGTATAGTCTCGATAGGTGGCAAAGCTTTCAACCCGAATCTTCACGGCTTGACCTCAGACCACGGTTCTCGTTTCAGGAAGGCGTCCCGCCGGCCTGCGCCCAGGCTTCAAGGGACACACTCTAGAGACAATGACGCCAAAAATCGAGTCTTCTGCATGGGAGGGCACCACCATGGGATGGATGGGAAAAATCCTTCGAGTCAATCTCACCACGGGCACCATCACCGTAGAGCCTCTGGACCGAACCAAGGCCGTGGACTATGTGGGCGGGCGAGGCCTCGGCATCCGGATGCTCCTTGACGAAGTCCCCCCGAAGATCGACCCTTTTTCGCCCGAAAACAAGCTCATCTTCCTCACAGGCCCTCTGACCGGCACAGGCGCTCCCACCGGAGCCCGCTACATGGTCATGACCAAATCCCCCCTTACGGGAGCGCTTACCTGTTCCAACGCGGGCGGCCAATTTCCCACTATGCTCAAAAGGGCGGGATTTGACGGCCTGGTCTTTGAGGGCTCGGCCCCCGAACCCGTCTACCTTTGGATCTCCGAAGGCAAGGCCCAACTGCGTTCCGCCCGACACCTGTGGGGCAAGGACACCCATGAAACAGACCGTCTTTTGAGGCAAGAGACGCACCAGGAGGCCAAGACCGCGGTCATCGGGCCTGCTGGAGAACGGCGCGTTTTGTTTGCCGCTGTCATGAACGACAAGGACCGTGCGGCGGGCCGCTCGGGCGTCGGAGCCGTCATGGGATCCAAAAACCTCAAGGGCGTTGCCGTCTTCGGCACCTCCAAGGTTCCCCTCCATGACCCCACAACCTTCAAGGCTTTGGTCAAGGACATCATGGCGGGGTTCAAACAAGCCACGCAAAAAGGTCCGCTGCCGCTTCGAGTCTACGGGACGGCCATCACCTCCACCGGAACCCAAAATGTGGGCGCTTATCCCACGCGCAATTTTCAACAAGGCACCTTTGAGTTCTGGAAGGACATCGGAGGCGAAGCGCTCACGGAAAAATACCTCATCCGCACCAAGTCCTGTTACAGCTGCCCGATTGCCTGTGGGCGCGTCACCCGAGTGGCCGAAGGCCCTTTTCAGGGCGAAGGCGAAGGACCCGAATACGAGACCATTTACGCGCTGGGCAGCAATTGCGGCGTGCGGGATTTGGCCGCGGTCATTAAAGCCAACTACATCTGTAATGAAATGGGCATGGACACCATATCCTGTGGCGCCACCATCGCTTGTGCCATGGAAATGTACGAACGAGGCATCCTCGATGCAAGCACCATAGGAAGGCCCTTGCCTTTTGGGGACGCTCAGGCCATGGTGGATATGGTCCGAAAGACGGCGCTTCGCGAAGGTTTCGGCGACGAACTGGCGCAAGGAAGTCTTCGGTTGGCCGCCCTTTACGGGTGCCCGGAACTGGCCATGGTGTCCAAGGGCCAGGAATTTGCCGGGTATGAGCCCCGTGCGGAAAAGGGGATGGGTCTGGCCTATGCCACTTCGCCCATCGGAGCCAGCCACATGCGAGGGGATCCCGCCTATATCGAGATTCTCGGGGTGCCCCTTTTGGTCGATCCGCTCACCTGGGAGGACAAACCTCAGATCGTCAAGGACTGGCAGGATGTGTTCGCCCTGATTGACTCGGCGGGGTTGTGCGTGTTTTTTTCCGTGCGAAATCTGGTGTCCAAGACCAAGGACATTCGGCCCGTGCGTCTCCTGGAACTGCTCAATGCCGCTGTCGGAGCCGGTTACACCATGGAAAGCCTTATGACCGCCGCCGAACGGATCATCAATGCCGAACGGTTGTTTTTGGTGCGAGCCGGTTTTGATGTCAAGGACGACAGTTTGCCGCCGCGCATGACGCAAGAACCCATGCCTGAAGGGCCGGCTCGAGGCCATGTGTGTGAATTGGATAAGATGCTTCCCATGTATTATCGCCTGCGGGGCTGGGATGCCTTCGGCCGTCCCACACCGCAGCTCCTGCAACGCCTAGGACTGGCCTGATCAGGGGAGGCCACCGCCCCGTCAGCTTGGCGTGGACGGCGTATCTTATCTGGCACCATGGGGTGCGCCCTTTGCCCAAGCCACTCGAGCGCCCCAAAGGGTGCGCTCCCGATCCCCGCAACCAGAACGCTCCAGCCTGGTGCTCAAGCGGGTCGAGCCCACGAGGGGAGAAACACCGCTTCGGGTTTGGAGGGGCATGGCGCCGCTTCGCCCCTACACCCCGATACGAAACAACCCTGCCTGGAACTGAGCACCTTTCGAGTCCTCGGACAAGCCGCCGGTCCAAAGATCCCTCTGATTCTTGCACAGGCATGGGAATACGCAGGGACCTGCTATTAGGTTTGTCTTTGCCGAAGGGAAAGAAAAAGGGCGGACCAAAGGTCCGCCCCTAGACAAAGCATTGCCCGCAAAAAGTAAACCTAGTCGCGCGTAACGATGGTCGCCATTCCCATGCCGCCACCCACACACAAAGTCGCCAAACCCACACTCAGGTTGCGCCTTGCCATTTCGTAAATCAGGGATACCACAATGCGTAGCCCCGTGCATCCTACGGGGTGCCCTAAACCGATACCACTGCCGTTGACATTGGTGATGGAACGATCCAAACCCAAGCCTCGTTCGCACGCGATGTATTGGGCGGCAAAGGCTTCGTTCAATTCAATCAGCTGAATGTCCTTCAAGGCCATACCGGTTTTCTTAAGAATTTTCTCCGTCGCCGGTACCGGACCGTACCCCATGTATTCGGGTTCCACGCCTGCCGCGGCTGTGGCTAACACACGGGCCATGGGTTCCAGTCCCAATTCCTTGGCCTTGACTCGACTCATGACCAAAGCCGCCACGGCTCCGTCGTTGAGCCCCGACGAATTTCCGGCCGTTACAGTCCCGTCCTTTTTAAAGACAGGTTTTAAACGAACGAGATCATCCATGGTCAAGCCGAACCGAGGATGTTCGTCTTGTTCAAACAAGGTGATTTTCCCCTTGGGTCCAGGAATTTCCACCGGAACGATTTCATCTTTGAACCGCCCGCTCTTAATGGCATTCTCTGCATTGTGGTGACTTCGCAAAGCCACCTCGTCCTGATCCTGTCTGGAAATTCC
It encodes the following:
- a CDS encoding 4Fe-4S dicluster domain-containing protein, with product MKTPTQRQRLVINVEKCCGCFACVAACPEKGIAFHDEGTQRLFSAPWFCEALCDACQKVCPVDAIVLKPLEDSQESPVSMTFTWSISLMPCRKCGQPHTTDKLRRLLEEKLKELIESSEIPPDWMPLCPPCRREEEAHRLRAATRTFPWP
- a CDS encoding ABC transporter substrate-binding protein — translated: MMWRKVLSVSLVLGLCLFGFAGAGSTETIKIGVVGPRTGPAAATGAAFEEGIALALDVINGEQGGILGKKMEVVFEDTGGTPEKAASGFEKLITSDKVVVTVGESHSSCALAEVPIADRYKHPLIIAEAWADDITAKNSRYVFRAGPCNSGVVKDNLLGFIKDYGFKRVAIVAENTDWGLGIKKLAEDGLTAMGVTFMTVETERQSQDHYTELNKISAFEPDLVLAFIYGFGVHYFIAQANETGLFPQKALILEGAGPPSLWPEFWQNVGDAGNLELFLSRMHSKVDFNPVSKKYREAYTKKFGKEPTDYKSRSIYDVLLVAADAIRRAGSTDSEKIVDALEKTHLEVGSGVVQFGLEKGDYRYHQWQPPMLIVQWQNKEQVVVYPMNVKTGELKKK
- a CDS encoding 4Fe-4S dicluster domain-containing protein — its product is MNAFLYVDFRRCTACFACEAACEAAHGTPSRLHLAFAEGLPAPLMCRHCQNSPCVVVCPEQALQWNESNGVVFLEDRCTRCGWCAVACPFGVLTVNPFEASGLLKCDLCSNRRRQGKQPACVLTCPTGAIRDDPDVALKQRRVSQNLATIMEPRTLSFGTKTRQAPR
- a CDS encoding 3-keto-5-aminohexanoate cleavage protein, whose protein sequence is MKKLVITVAPTGSLPVKAKTPHVPITPKEIVECALRCESAGAAMVHVHVRDPETQAPSPRFDLFQEVVEDLRGRSRLIIQISTGGRAGMGYEERSERLALCPEMASLTTGSVNFPDSVYVNSPSLIEKLASDMLRYGIKPEMEIFDTSMIANALDLWARGLAQAPLHFNFVMGLKGAIPATAENLIHLKASLPSDATWTVSGIGAAQLPMNVLGIVMGGHVRVGLEDNIYYRKGELASNEQLVERIVRIARELGREVATPDEARSILGLTRASSVIAQ
- a CDS encoding ABC transporter ATP-binding protein, translating into MAFLQVQDVVKRFGGLVAVAGVSFELEEGSIVGLIGPNGAGKTTLFNLIAGTFPCDQGTIRFCGKDLTRAKPYTVCRSGIARTFQITRPFEQMTCYENVTAALIGRDGFTGETPRRRREVRELLEFVGLQDFTDTQARHLNLIQKKLLEMARALATRPKLILLDEVLGGLNTGEIPRALDLIRAIRHRFGVTILWIEHVMGALMQVVERLLVLDAGRLLCQGDPQTVVHDPRVIKAYLGETDD
- a CDS encoding IclR family transcriptional regulator C-terminal domain-containing protein; protein product: MMPKVTIPEDESRTFIQSLARGMAVLEVLSQADRPLNLTEIAQAVGLNKVTVSRFCYTWVRLGYVHRTPDKYYHLAPKMLSLGYAALSRMDIRQVAEPYLQELSRSLEETVNMAVREGMEILYVDRYVTEPIMKHPLHIGARLPIHCTSMGKAILAFLPAKEREELLQQLPLYGLTHRTITSRDAFQKELDLIRRQGYAVNDEELSVGLRSIAMPVLKRGKPVAAVNVAVPTSRYTVEALVAKCLPRLKETVHTISDLLAKQVSVRRVHRQREGDA
- a CDS encoding ABC transporter ATP-binding protein; translation: MIDVQDLHVSIGENNILHGLSLTVQDGETVAVVGPNGAGKTTLIRTLMGLLKPTQGTVRVNGTDIAPLAPHQVVRLGMACVPEGRRVFKDLTVQENLELGAYRKQARPLLQETMDRVIAMFPILGRRRHQRAGTLSGGEQQMLAIARALMARPTILLIDELSLGLAPLIVKEIFEQLRDIRRSMAVLLVEQNVEMTLKNSDRAYVLETGRFTHHGPSRQLLHDPKIRQAYLGL
- a CDS encoding branched-chain amino acid ABC transporter permease, which produces MQDFLLYTTNGLLLGVIYALSALGVSLIVGIMNVINFSHGELYVLAGYFSALFARGLGLPVTLAALLAVIMVFIFGLILERVLLRNTYGNDMASLIITFVLSIVLQNAYLLIFGPYPQKPPGWVTGSTHLFGLFYYGNQRLAALGVGAVVIAALFVVIKKTWFGKTVRAVAQDREMAAMLGVNPTMVNMLSFGTGCALAAAAGVILSPIFPVTPTVSVGVSLTAFIVVVLGGMGSLTGCVVGGLVLGLVQNLGAAYVSSGYKHFFGFFILLLVLVVRPTGLFGQKQL
- a CDS encoding aldehyde ferredoxin oxidoreductase family protein, which encodes MGWMGKILRVNLTTGTITVEPLDRTKAVDYVGGRGLGIRMLLDEVPPKIDPFSPENKLIFLTGPLTGTGAPTGARYMVMTKSPLTGALTCSNAGGQFPTMLKRAGFDGLVFEGSAPEPVYLWISEGKAQLRSARHLWGKDTHETDRLLRQETHQEAKTAVIGPAGERRVLFAAVMNDKDRAAGRSGVGAVMGSKNLKGVAVFGTSKVPLHDPTTFKALVKDIMAGFKQATQKGPLPLRVYGTAITSTGTQNVGAYPTRNFQQGTFEFWKDIGGEALTEKYLIRTKSCYSCPIACGRVTRVAEGPFQGEGEGPEYETIYALGSNCGVRDLAAVIKANYICNEMGMDTISCGATIACAMEMYERGILDASTIGRPLPFGDAQAMVDMVRKTALREGFGDELAQGSLRLAALYGCPELAMVSKGQEFAGYEPRAEKGMGLAYATSPIGASHMRGDPAYIEILGVPLLVDPLTWEDKPQIVKDWQDVFALIDSAGLCVFFSVRNLVSKTKDIRPVRLLELLNAAVGAGYTMESLMTAAERIINAERLFLVRAGFDVKDDSLPPRMTQEPMPEGPARGHVCELDKMLPMYYRLRGWDAFGRPTPQLLQRLGLA
- a CDS encoding branched-chain amino acid ABC transporter permease, which translates into the protein MTHRWTQVFSVVLFFLCVGFPFVAGEYWLHTGILCLFYVMMASSWNLLAGYTGQVSFAHAAFAGMGAYVSGLAAIHFHVPPLLGVFLGTAVAAVLGLLLGILCIRMGGIYLSLTTLAFSEMLRIIVDNEYELTRGTMGLSVPFLLPAYSKTAAYFLMAAVTLVLLYAIHRLVRSDLGTAFRAVQNDETAAASLGLHVVRIRVVAFVISSTIAGLAGALYGHYHQLITPEILSLNLMFQVLAMTVIGGLGTFAGPIIGAVFLQFLSEYIRIYGQIHVLVFGLVALAVCRFAPEGLMGLRRRPGRLSPS
- a CDS encoding MoaD/ThiS family protein, which codes for MKIRVESFATYRDYTRNLPEDKSLEVPEGATVAQVLAMLGVPEEAPKILLVNGRARFPETVLAAGDSLVFFPPLEGG